A genomic stretch from Malus domestica chromosome 15, GDT2T_hap1 includes:
- the LOC103401024 gene encoding endochitinase-like precursor, which translates to MKLQTLIILSLSLLLGISAEQCGSQAGGAVCPNGLCCSQFGWCGTTSDYCAAGCQSQCSSTPKPTPTPTPSGGGGDVSSLVSSSVFDQMLKYRNDGRCPSNGFYKYDAFIAAARSFNGFGTTGDVATRKKELAAFLAQTSHETTGGWASAPDGPYAWGYCFVNEKNQDVYCTPSSQYPCAAGKKYYGRGPIQLTHNYNYGQAGQAIGKDLINNPDLVATDPVVSFRTAIWFWMTPQGNKPSSHDVITGRWSPSSADKSAGRVPGYGVITNIINGGLECGKGQDARVASRIGFYRRYCEILQVSPGDNLDCYNQRPFA; encoded by the exons atgaagttgcAAACCCTTATCATTTTGTCCCTAAGTTTGCTGCTAGGGATCTCAGCAGAGCAATGTGGGAGTCAAGCTGGTGGTGCCGTGTGCCCAAATGGGCTGTGTTGTAGCCAGTTTGGGTGGTGTGGCACCACATCCGACTACTGCGCAGCTGGTTGCCAGAGCCAGTGTAGCTCAACCCCTAAACCTACTCCAACCCCAACCCCAAGTGGCGGTGGTGGTGACGTCAGCAGCCTCGTTAGCTCATCTGTTTTCGACCAAATGCTTAAGTATCGAAACGATGGGAGATGCCCTAGTAATGGTTTTTACAAGTATGATGCTTTCATTGCTGCTGCTCGGTCCTTTAATGGGTTTGGCACAACTGGGGATGTTGCTACTCGCAAAAAGGAGCTGGCTGCTTTTTTGGCTCAAACCTCTCATGAGACTACTG GAGGATGGGCAAGTGCACCAGATGGTCCTTATGCATGGGGATATTGCTTTGTCAATGAGAAAAACCAGGATGTGTATTGTACACCGTCCAGCCAATATCCATGTGCTGCCGGCAAGAAATATTATGGCAGAGGACCCATCCAACTCACCCA CAACTACAACTATGGTCAAGCGGGCCAAGCAATCGGAAAGGATCTGATAAACAACCCGGATCTAGTGGCCACAGACCCGGTTGTATCATTCAGGACAGCTATATGGTTTTGGATGACTCCACAGGGAAACAAGCCATCAAGCCATGATGTAATCACTGGTAGGTGGAGCCCATCTAGTGCAGACAAATCAGCCGGTCGGGTTCCTGGGTATGGAGTGATCACCAACATCATCAATGGAGGGCTTGAATGCGGCAAAGGTCAGGATGCTAGGGTTGCTAGTCGGATCGGGTTCTACAGAAGGTACTGTGAGATATTGCAAGTCAGCCCGGGAGACAATTTGGATTGTTATAATCAAAGGCCTTTTgcctaa
- the LOC139191747 gene encoding uncharacterized protein translates to MAVIWHKALLIEDSEHKALCIVEECELIVGLLGMLTLQLQDDNFAKWSFQFRSVLEGYDLFVYFYGTNVYPPKYVISLDNGVTKEITDAYRQWIKIDMALLSLPIVTLGDEAIEYVVGSKTTYEAWTHLCDQYATVSRARINHLKTELHTIKKGTDSIEKYILRLKHPKDQLLAAGESIYENDLIVAALAGLPAEYNMIRTVIVAALAGENISENDLIIAELAGLPAEYNMIRTIIVTRESPITLKEFHEQLLSAKKIFYQGGSSTQNDSNFNRSAGFVGQYKKPPGNMVVINLRMVHLVEVHLGILVLIGMGANPPSSFTATDASAYSEFNAIQAWIMNTCATHHMTGDMVNLNMVTPFEGDQKITVGNGKCLLVKNTVQSILEHFYAINLKYFQSDGGGEYMIKKFKNFLASNGILSYHHQGHLLLGIGKIVLVLVLQYKHLHNILFIPLQIPILCCLPTVLHTLEGYTAVLSIQDSIEITTFRSAIIHDHWRNAMVEEFNALQKQGTWELVPPPTDRNIIGSNWVYKTGQDEMEVPCYVWYAQDGMRRLFRSAFGVGQHSSIRSSNGHIGSGCVKLGEVFDMQDMDPLTFFSGLQITYKENEDLFISQSKYVKDLLKKTFMDSSKPCSTPCKPHTQLLKDERTPLVDPTLFRSLVEALQYLTFTRPDIDYAINYACQFMVTPTYTHFCLVKRI, encoded by the exons ATGGCGGTGATCT GGCACAAAGCTCTTTTGATTGAAGATTCTGAGCACAAAGCTTTGTGCATTGTTGAAGAGTGTGAATTG ATTGTTGGATTACTTGGGATGCTTACTCTGCAATTACAAGATGATAACTTCGCTAAGTGGTCATTTCAGTTTCGTTCTGTGTTAGAAGGTTATGATTTGTTTGTTTACTTTTATGGTACCAATGTCTATCCTCCCAAATATGTGATTTCACTTGACAATGGTGTTACTAAGGAGATTACTGATGCATACAGACAATGGATTAAGATAGATATGGCTTTACTAAGTCTTCCAATTGTAACATTGGGGGATGAAGCGATTGAATATGTAGTTGGGAGTAAAACAACTTATGAAGCTTGGACACACTTGTGTGATCAATATGCAACTGTTTCACGGGCAAGAATTAATCATTTGAAGACTGAACTTCACACCATAAAAAAAGGGACCGATTCCATTGAAAAATATATTCTGAGACTTAAGCATCCTAAAGATCAGTTGCTTGCTGCAGGGGAAAGCATTTATGAGAATGATTTGATTGTGGCTGCATTAGCTGGCTTACCTGCAGAATATAACATGATTAGAACTGTCATTGTGGCTGCATTAGCAGGGGAAAACATTTCTGAGAATGATTTGATTATTGCTGAATTAGCTGGCTTACCTGCAGAATACAACATGATTAGAACTATCATTGTAACTCGAGAATCACCTATTACTCTTAAAGAATTTCATGAACAGCTGCTAAGTGCTAAGAAGATT TTCTATCAGGGTGGTTCTTCAACTCAGAATGATTCTAATTTCAATAGAAGTGCTGGATTTGTAGGTCAGTATAAAAAACCTCCAGGAAATATG GTAGTTATCAATCTAAGAATGGTTCATTTGGTGGAGGTTCATCTGGGAATTCTTGTTCTAATTGGAATG GGTGCTAATCCACCTTCCTCATTCACTGCAACGGATGCAAGTGCATATTCTGAATTCAATGCTATTCAAGCATGGATCATGAATACATGTGCTACACACCATATGACAGGAGATATGGTCAACTTAAACATGGTTACACCTTTTGAGGGAGATCAAAAGATCACAGTGGGAAATGGAAAATGTCTTCTAGTGAAAAATACTG TTCAGTCTATTCTTGAGCACTTTTATGCTATAAATCTGAAGTACTTTCAatctgatggtggtggtgagtaCATGATTAAGAAGTTTAAGAATTTTCTGGCCTCCAATG GTATTCTGAGTTATCATCACCAGGGTCATCTTCTTCTGGGAATCGGGAAAATAGTTTTGGTACTGGTTCTACAATACAAGCATCTCCACAACATACTATTCATTCCTCTCCAAATTCCAATACTTTGTTGCCTGCCCACAGTCCTGCACACCCTTGAG GGTTATACTGCTGTTCTAAGCATTCAAGATTCTATTGAGATTACTACTTTTAGATCAGCTATTATTCATGATCATTGGAGGAATGCCATGGTAGAAGAATTTAATGCATTACAGAAGCAAGGCACTTGGGAATTGGTTCCACCACCCACTGATAGGAACATAATTGGTAGTAACTGGGTttacaaa ACGGGACAGGACGAAATGGAGGTTCCGTGTTATGTTTGGTATGCGCAGGACGGAATGAGACGGTTGTTCCGTTCTGCGTTTG gtgttggccagcatagctcgattcggagttctAATGGACAtatcgggtcggggtgtgtcaagttgggtgaagtttttgatATGCAGGACATGGATCCCTTAACTTTCTTTTCAGGGCTTCAGATCACTTACAAAGAGAATGAGGATCTATTCATCTCTCAATCAAAGTATGTGAAGGATTTACTTAAGAAAACATTTATGGATTCTAGTAAACCATGTTCCACTCCTTGTAAACCACACACTCAGCTTCTGAAGGATGAAAGGACACCTTTGGTTGATCCTACTCTATTTAGAAGTCTAGTAGAGGCTCTTCAGTATCTTACCTTTACCAGACCCGATATAGATTATGCAATTAACTATGCCTGTCAATTTATGGTTACTCCTACATATACACATTTTTGTTTGGTGAAAAGGATCTAA
- the LOC139192230 gene encoding uncharacterized protein — MLVYLFISSSFAVSWVVNVLVSVPLLPRLLSIHRPLISIPCRLRAVLLFLGGEGVLHRGYHGLHVSIFQDLSKVTIHLLGSTRQSSISPSTILQMINVSSLLLSISKGRFSTGFVGWIACIQHLLGGSSLRPCVWSLDPLRLKIVLKHSSNSKLRLHDYISEFRRLATRSPKIGPILRKSCFIWGLRKELKFDVKLLKPVNVHEAISIALQLDTKLTEFKTPTLKSTVTSKPSTTTTPQPFPVNRQSAYPVKKLSPEEIQKKWERGECWFCTDKWTAGHKCGLKQLLMLDVLDTEGVELPHSDIRCPKPSMELSSYAFYGTGENHTTRTMKVDGQLNGHHVRILLDSGSTHNFIDSKLLKQWGQPVSPTTNFEVMIADGGKICSSGCCMDATLSLGGYTCHVDFFSLPLGGCDVVLGVQWLSTVSLVLWDFQLLTMEFTKDHHRYILSSTVTPSQCIHEISLQNLEKAIGSSNLGLFLYSIEGKKLESFDLNEDHLQELQAVLKQFTDIFQGPTKLPPSREHDHHIPLVQGATPPNIRPYHYGPLQKIEIEKAVQELLISRFIQPSHSHFSLPVLLVKKKEGSWRMCMDYRELNALTIKDKYLIPLIDNLLDELYGPKYFTKLDLRSGYHQIRMAASNVEKTAFRTHEGHYEFLVMPFGLTNAPATLQSLMNDIFKPYLRKFVLVFFYDILIYRVGRSIYNIYKLCLKL; from the coding sequence ATGCTCGTTTACCTCTTTATTTCGAGCAGTTTCGCCGTGAGCTGGGTTGTCAACGTCTTGGTGTCGGTGCCACTGCTTCCTCGCCTGCTAAGCATCCACCGTCCTCTGATCTCGATCCCTTGCCGCCTCCGCGCAGTCCTTCTGTTCCTGGGGGGGGAGGGGGTGCTCCACCGCGGCTACCATGGTCTCCATGTCTCGATTTTCCAAGATTTGTCGAAGGTGACGATCCACTTGCTTGGATCTACAAGGCAGAGCAGTATTTCTCCTTCTACAATACTCCAGATGATCAACGTGTCCTCACTGCTTCTTTCCATTTCGAAGGGGAGGTTCTCCACTGGTTTCGTTGGTTGGATTGCTTGCATACAACACCTACTTGGTGGGAGTTCACTAAGGCCTTGTGTATGGAGTTTGGACCCTCTGCGTTTGAAGATAGTGCTGAAGCACTCTTCAAACTCCAAACTCCGTCTTCATGACTATATATCAGAATTTCGGCGTCTAGCCACTCGCTCACCTAAAATTGGTCCCATCTTGCGTAAGAGTTGCTTCATATGGGGTTTAAGGAAggaattgaaatttgatgtgaagctATTGAAACCTGTGAATGTTCATGAAGCCATTTCCATCGCTCTTCAATTGGATACCAAACTTACTGAGTTCAAAACTCCCACTCTGAAATCCACTGTCACATCCAAACCATCCACCACTACCACTCCTCAACCCTTTCCAGTTAATCGACAGAGTGCGTATCCTGTTAAGAAATTGTCCCCAGAGGAGATTCAGAAGAAATGGGAGCGGGGGGAATGCTGGTTTTGCACTGATAAGTGGACTGCGGGGCATAAGTGTGGATTAAAGCAACTGTTAATGCTAGACGTCCTGGATACTGAAGGGGTAGAATTGCCTCATTCAGACATTCGTTGCCCGAAACCGTCTATGGAACTTAGTTCCTATGCTTTTTATGGTACTGGGGAGAACCACACAACCCGCACTATGAAGGTTGATGGCCAACTTAATGGGCACCATGTACGAATTCTTCTAGACTCGGGAAGCACTCACAATTTTATCGACTCCAAATTATTAAAACAATGGGGTCAACCAGTTTCTCCTACCACCAACTTTGAAGTCATGATAGCGGATGGAGGCAAGATCTGTAGTTCCGGTTGCTGCATGGATGCTACACTCTCATTAGGGGGGTATACATGCCATGttgacttcttctccttgccCTTGGGTGGTTGTGATGTGGTACTAGGAGTCCAATGGTTGTCCACGGTGAGTCTAGTCCTATGGGATTTCCAGCTGCTTACAATGGAATTCACCAAGGATCACCACCGTTATATATTGTCCTCTACTGTGACCCCATCGCAGTGCATACACGAGATTTCTCTGCAAAACCTTGAAAAGGCAATTGGCAGCTCTAATTTGGGACTATTTCTCTATTCTATAGAAGGGAAGAAACTAGAGTCCTTTGATTTGAATGAGGATCATTTACAAGAACTTCAAGCAGTGTTGAAGCAATTTACTGACATTTTCCAAGGCCCTACTAAGTTACCCCCATCCAGGGAACATGATCATCACATCCCTCTAGTCCAGGGAGCAACACCACCAAACATTCGACCATATCACTATGGTCCGTTACAGAAGATAGAAATTGAGAAAGCAGTTCAAGAATTATTGATTTCCAGATTCATTCAACCGAGCCATAGTCATTTCTCATTACCTGTGCTTTTAGTTAAGAAGAAGGAGGGCAGCTGGAGAATGTGTATGGATTACAGGGAACTTAATGCCTTGACCATCAAGGATAAATACCTCATACCCCTTATTGATAATCTATTGGATGAGTTATATGGTCCTAAGTACTTTACTAAGCTTGATTTGCGATCTGGTTACCACCAGATTAGAATGGCAGCTAGTAATGTTGAAAAAACGGCGTTTCGAACTCATGAGGGTCATTACGAATTTTTAGTGATGCCTTTTGGACTTACCAACGCTCCAGCCACTCTCCAAAGCTTGATGAATGATATATTCAAGCCATATCTCAGAAAGTTTGTGTTGGTATTTTTTTATGATATTTTGATCTACAGAGTTGGAAGAAGCATTTACAACATTTACAAACTGTGTTTGAAGTTATAA
- the LOC139187439 gene encoding glutamate dehydrogenase 1-like isoform X2 encodes MNALVATNRNFKFAAWLLGLDFKLEKSLLIPFREIKVECTMPKDDGSLASFVGFRVQHDNARGPMKGGIRYHPGVDPDEVNALAQLMTWKTAVANIPYGGAKGGIGCNPGELSLSKLEQLTRVFTQKMHDLIGIHTDVPAPDIGIGPQTMAWILDEYSKFHGYSPAVVTGKPIEA; translated from the exons ATGAATGCATTAGTGGCAACGAACAGAAACTTTAAGTTTGCTGCTTGGCTTTTGGGATTGGACTTCAAGCTTGAGAAAAGTTTACTTATACCATTTAGGGAAATCAAG GTTGAGTGTACTATGCCAAAAGACGATGGCAGTTTGGCTTCATTTGTTGGCTTCAGGGTTCAACATGACAATGCTAGAGGCCCTATGAAGGGAGGAATCAGATATCACCCAGGG GTTGATCCAGATGAGGTGAATGCTTTGGCGCAGCTGATGACATGGAAGACGGCGGTAGCCAACATCCCATACGGGGGTGCCAAAGGGGGTATAGGATGTAATCCAGGGGAGTTGAGTCTTTCCAAACTAGAGCAACTCACCAGAGTTTTCACACAAAAGATGCACGATCTTATCGGAATCCACACCGATGTTCCAGCACCAGATATTGGGATAGGTCCACAG ACCATGGCATGGATACTAGACGAATACTCAAAGTTTCATGGCTACTCACCTGCAGTAGTGACTGGAAAACCTATT GAAGCCTGA
- the LOC139187439 gene encoding glutamate dehydrogenase 1-like isoform X3 — translation MNALVATNRNFKFAAWLLGLDFKLEKSLLIPFREIKVECTMPKDDGSLASFVGFRVQHDNARGPMKGGIRYHPGVDPDEVNALAQLMTWKTAVANIPYGGAKGGIGCNPGELSLSKLEQLTRVFTQKMHDLIGIHTDVPAPDIGIGPQEA, via the exons ATGAATGCATTAGTGGCAACGAACAGAAACTTTAAGTTTGCTGCTTGGCTTTTGGGATTGGACTTCAAGCTTGAGAAAAGTTTACTTATACCATTTAGGGAAATCAAG GTTGAGTGTACTATGCCAAAAGACGATGGCAGTTTGGCTTCATTTGTTGGCTTCAGGGTTCAACATGACAATGCTAGAGGCCCTATGAAGGGAGGAATCAGATATCACCCAGGG GTTGATCCAGATGAGGTGAATGCTTTGGCGCAGCTGATGACATGGAAGACGGCGGTAGCCAACATCCCATACGGGGGTGCCAAAGGGGGTATAGGATGTAATCCAGGGGAGTTGAGTCTTTCCAAACTAGAGCAACTCACCAGAGTTTTCACACAAAAGATGCACGATCTTATCGGAATCCACACCGATGTTCCAGCACCAGATATTGGGATAGGTCCACAG GAAGCCTGA
- the LOC103401071 gene encoding pentatricopeptide repeat-containing protein At2g17670-like yields MKEKGVEPDLVTYNTLIFGLSKCGRIMEAKKYLGVMVEMCHFPDAVTYTSLMNGMCRKGDVLAAMELLEEMQAQGCQPNVCWHNTLLHGLCKSEFLVKGLELYRLMKECRMKLDTASYATLVRALCKDGRVADAYEVFDYAVESKSVTDVAAYTT; encoded by the coding sequence ATGAAGGAGAAGGGTGTGGAACCCGATCTTGTTACGTATAATACTTTGATTTTTGGGTTATCGAAATGTGGGCGGATTATGGAGGCTAAGAAGTATTTGGGTGTCATGGTCGAAATGTGTCATTTCCCGGATGCGGTGACATACACTTCATTGATGAACGGAATGTGTCGGAAAGGGGATGTCTTGGCTGCAATGGAGTTGTTAGAGGAGATGCAAGCGCAGGGGTGCCAGCCAAATGTTTGCTGGCATAATACCTTGCTTCATGGATTGTGTAAGTCGGAATTTTTAGTGAAAGGGTTGGAATTGTATCGGTTAATGAAAGAATGCCGGATGAAGCTTGATACAGCTTCTTATGCTACACTCGTGAGGGCACTTTGTAAGGATGGTAGGGTTGCAGATGCTTACGAAGTGTTTGATTATGCAGTTGAGAGTAAGAGTGTAACTGATGTTGCTGCTTACACGACTTAA
- the LOC139187439 gene encoding glutamate dehydrogenase 1-like isoform X1 — translation MNALVATNRNFKFAAWLLGLDFKLEKSLLIPFREIKVECTMPKDDGSLASFVGFRVQHDNARGPMKGGIRYHPGVDPDEVNALAQLMTWKTAVANIPYGGAKGGIGCNPGELSLSKLEQLTRVFTQKMHDLIGIHTDVPAPDIGIGPQTMAWILDEYSKFHGYSPAVVTGKPIVSKSWKCA, via the exons ATGAATGCATTAGTGGCAACGAACAGAAACTTTAAGTTTGCTGCTTGGCTTTTGGGATTGGACTTCAAGCTTGAGAAAAGTTTACTTATACCATTTAGGGAAATCAAG GTTGAGTGTACTATGCCAAAAGACGATGGCAGTTTGGCTTCATTTGTTGGCTTCAGGGTTCAACATGACAATGCTAGAGGCCCTATGAAGGGAGGAATCAGATATCACCCAGGG GTTGATCCAGATGAGGTGAATGCTTTGGCGCAGCTGATGACATGGAAGACGGCGGTAGCCAACATCCCATACGGGGGTGCCAAAGGGGGTATAGGATGTAATCCAGGGGAGTTGAGTCTTTCCAAACTAGAGCAACTCACCAGAGTTTTCACACAAAAGATGCACGATCTTATCGGAATCCACACCGATGTTCCAGCACCAGATATTGGGATAGGTCCACAG ACCATGGCATGGATACTAGACGAATACTCAAAGTTTCATGGCTACTCACCTGCAGTAGTGACTGGAAAACCTATTGTAAGTAAATCATGGAAATGTGCTTAA